Proteins encoded together in one Styela clava chromosome 12, kaStyClav1.hap1.2, whole genome shotgun sequence window:
- the LOC120329272 gene encoding uncharacterized protein LOC120329272 isoform X1 → MIPRHVCNRFNLHDDIWEILDIFDRYSTRFGLVSVALFETIAVAWVFKLEKCNELDRQKIQTIKPKKILMKQWQLVQSLVQSTEQFSKQV, encoded by the exons ATGATTCctag GCATGTTTGCAATCGCTTCAATCTTCACGATGATATCTGGGAGATACTCGACATATTCGACCGATACTCAACTAGATTTGGACTTGTTTCTGTCGCACTCTTTGAAACAATTGCAGTTGCCTGGGTCTTCAAACTAGAAAA GTGTAATGAATTGGATAGGCAAAAAATCCAGACCATCAAACCAAAGAAAATCCTTATGAAGCAGTGGCAGcttgtgcagagccttgttcagagcacaGAGCAATTCTCAAAACAAGTATAA
- the LOC120329272 gene encoding sodium-dependent dopamine transporter-like isoform X2: MIPRHVCNRFNLHDDIWEILDIFDRYSTRFGLVSVALFETIAVAWVFKLENFENDIEKMIHSKPGFYWEII; this comes from the exons ATGATTCctag GCATGTTTGCAATCGCTTCAATCTTCACGATGATATCTGGGAGATACTCGACATATTCGACCGATACTCAACTAGATTTGGACTTGTTTCTGTCGCACTCTTTGAAACAATTGCAGTTGCCTGGGTCTTCAAACTAGAAAA CTTCGAAAATGACATAGAGAAAATGATTCATTCAAAACCTGGATTCTATTGggaaataatatga
- the LOC120330109 gene encoding cyclin-dependent kinase-like 1 isoform X2, with product MGIWCDNEPPARSKSMEKYEKLSKIGEGSYGVVFKCRNRDTGQIVAIKKFVESEDDPLIKKIALREIRMLKQLKHNNLVNLIEVFRRKRKLHLVFEYCDHTVLNELDRNTRGVPEQQVKKIIWQVLQAVNFCHQHNCIHRDVKPENILITKHGVIKLCDFGFARILTGPGDDYTDYVATRWYRAPELLVGDTQYGPPVDVWAVGCVFAELLCGAALWPGKSDVDQLYLIQRTLGDLIPRHKQIFSTNQFFHGLTIPEPDTRVPLEYRFSNINAQALSFMKACLQMDPSARLTCEELLEHTYFDSFREELESLKEQQQQQMHHHVHRQHHRRKGRRNQGNLLPLLTGSNTLSNSSSPAPDLKPHLNYGKDGGGATLSRHKIKWDHSRFPNI from the exons ATGGGCATTTGGTGCGACAACGAACCTCCGGCTAGATCGAAAAGTATGGAAAAATACGAGAAACTGAGTAAAATTGGAGAAGGGTCTTATGGCGTAGTTTTCAAATGTAGGAATCGTGATACTGGACAAATCGTTGCAATAAAGAAATTCGTCGAATCCGAAGATGATCCTCTCATAAAGAAGATTGCTTTGCGAGAGATTAGGATGCTAAag CAACTGAAACATAACAACCTCGTTAATTTGATTGAAGTATTTCGAAGAAAACGCAAACTTCATCTTGTCTTTGAATATTGCGACCATACCGTACTGAACGAACTCGACAGAAACACAAGAGg ggTTCCAGAGCAACAAGTCAAAAAGATAATTTGGCAAGTTCTTCAAGCCGTCAATTTCTGTCACCAACATAAC TGCATTCATCGAGATGTAAAACCAGAGAATATACTGATAACAAAACACGGAGTAATTAAGCTTTGTGACTTTGGATTTGCAAGAATTTTGA CTGGACCTGGTGACGATTATACCGACTATGTCGCAACAAGATGGTACAGAGCGCCCGAACTGCTAGTCGGAGATACACAATATGGACCTCCTGTAGACGTTTGGGCTGTCGGATGCGTTTTTGCTGAATTATTATGCGGAGCGGCATTGTGGCCTGGAAAATCAGATGTAGATCAGTTATACCTTATCCAAAGAACACTTG GTGACCTAATACCTCGACACAAGCAAATTTTCAGTACCAATCAATTTTTCCACGGATTAACAATTCCAGAACCAGATACTAGA GTACCTCTTGAATACAGATTTTCAAACATCAACGCACAAGCACTCAGTTTCATGAAG GCTTGTTTGCAAATGGACCCGAGCGCGCGACTGACTTGCGAAGAACTTCTTGAACACACATACTTCGATAGTTTCAGAGAAGAACTAGAATCATTGAAGGAACAGCAGCAACAACAGATGCATCACCATGTGCACAGACAACACCATAGAAGAAAAGGACGCAGAAACCAAGGG aatcTACTTCCTCTCTTGACTGGAAGCAACACCCTGTCCAACTCATCTTCGCCAGCACCCGATCTCAAGCCTCATCTAAACTACGGGAAAGATGGAGGAGGCGCCACCTTATCTCGCCATAAAATAAAATGGGATCACTCACGGTTTCCTAATATTTAA
- the LOC120330109 gene encoding cyclin-dependent kinase-like 1 isoform X1: MGIWCDNEPPARSKSMEKYEKLSKIGEGSYGVVFKCRNRDTGQIVAIKKFVESEDDPLIKKIALREIRMLKQLKHNNLVNLIEVFRRKRKLHLVFEYCDHTVLNELDRNTRGVPEQQVKKIIWQVLQAVNFCHQHNCIHRDVKPENILITKHGVIKLCDFGFARILTGPGDDYTDYVATRWYRAPELLVGDTQYGPPVDVWAVGCVFAELLCGAALWPGKSDVDQLYLIQRTLGDLIPRHKQIFSTNQFFHGLTIPEPDTRVPLEYRFSNINAQALSFMKACLQMDPSARLTCEELLEHTYFDSFREELESLKEQQQQQMHHHVHRQHHRRKGRRNQGVQQHREFFPNLLPLLTGSNTLSNSSSPAPDLKPHLNYGKDGGGATLSRHKIKWDHSRFPNI; encoded by the exons ATGGGCATTTGGTGCGACAACGAACCTCCGGCTAGATCGAAAAGTATGGAAAAATACGAGAAACTGAGTAAAATTGGAGAAGGGTCTTATGGCGTAGTTTTCAAATGTAGGAATCGTGATACTGGACAAATCGTTGCAATAAAGAAATTCGTCGAATCCGAAGATGATCCTCTCATAAAGAAGATTGCTTTGCGAGAGATTAGGATGCTAAag CAACTGAAACATAACAACCTCGTTAATTTGATTGAAGTATTTCGAAGAAAACGCAAACTTCATCTTGTCTTTGAATATTGCGACCATACCGTACTGAACGAACTCGACAGAAACACAAGAGg ggTTCCAGAGCAACAAGTCAAAAAGATAATTTGGCAAGTTCTTCAAGCCGTCAATTTCTGTCACCAACATAAC TGCATTCATCGAGATGTAAAACCAGAGAATATACTGATAACAAAACACGGAGTAATTAAGCTTTGTGACTTTGGATTTGCAAGAATTTTGA CTGGACCTGGTGACGATTATACCGACTATGTCGCAACAAGATGGTACAGAGCGCCCGAACTGCTAGTCGGAGATACACAATATGGACCTCCTGTAGACGTTTGGGCTGTCGGATGCGTTTTTGCTGAATTATTATGCGGAGCGGCATTGTGGCCTGGAAAATCAGATGTAGATCAGTTATACCTTATCCAAAGAACACTTG GTGACCTAATACCTCGACACAAGCAAATTTTCAGTACCAATCAATTTTTCCACGGATTAACAATTCCAGAACCAGATACTAGA GTACCTCTTGAATACAGATTTTCAAACATCAACGCACAAGCACTCAGTTTCATGAAG GCTTGTTTGCAAATGGACCCGAGCGCGCGACTGACTTGCGAAGAACTTCTTGAACACACATACTTCGATAGTTTCAGAGAAGAACTAGAATCATTGAAGGAACAGCAGCAACAACAGATGCATCACCATGTGCACAGACAACACCATAGAAGAAAAGGACGCAGAAACCAAGGGGTACAACAACATAGAGAGTTTTTTCCC aatcTACTTCCTCTCTTGACTGGAAGCAACACCCTGTCCAACTCATCTTCGCCAGCACCCGATCTCAAGCCTCATCTAAACTACGGGAAAGATGGAGGAGGCGCCACCTTATCTCGCCATAAAATAAAATGGGATCACTCACGGTTTCCTAATATTTAA